One window of the Halictus rubicundus isolate RS-2024b chromosome 6, iyHalRubi1_principal, whole genome shotgun sequence genome contains the following:
- the LOC143355235 gene encoding sodium- and chloride-dependent GABA transporter 1: MAEKMYYWGEERDQVDSDQTFIEFKAKSVASEKGKESSRADPKTTVSFAQGKVTELGNREEDTERGGWGNKLDFLFSCISLSVGLGNVWRFPYLCYKNGGGAFLITYGIAMVFCGIPIFFQEVAIGQYLGAGGMTLMEQLCPLLQGVGYATMTIVFFLDVYYCIIIAWSLFYLISTIANTPVVPWNGCGNWWNTKDCYDASNVSDHLYNINISSNNTNSTINATLHHTTPVEEYWERRVLGISSGIETIGGIQWELFGCLILGWLLVYFVIWRGLHQSGKIIWFSALFPYVVLFILLGRAVTLDGAKDGLLYYITPRWKELLTVGPWIDGATQIFFAYSIGTGALPTLGSYNKFHHNCYKDALITCIVNTLTCLLAGCLTFSILGHIASEQGTEVSEVVKSGPGLAFLTYPEVVVKLPGATMWAIIFFVMLLILGIDSEFCIVESFVAGVVDNWPDLLRPHRRKFTVAICIIMFAMGIPMVTNGGVYIFQLMDFYSASGMSILWVCFFQTIAISWIFGAKRFCDCIHQMMGIRLNEFWYICWVVLAPVIMAFIFVFLGVQDKPFKYGSDYEYPAWANWVGVLLSISSMIWIPGYAIYYVIVNPGSIYENLKKGLTPNIKLHPKLPKGEKSPVIPMSESSAGLITKNSSFLSQT; the protein is encoded by the exons ATGGCCGAGAAAATGTACTATTGGGGGGAGGAGAGGGATCAAGTGGATTCTGATCAGACGTTCATAGAGTTTAAAGCCAAGTCGGTGGCGTCGGAGAAGGGAAAGGAATCTTCCCGGGCTGATCCCAAGACGACAGTTTCCTTCGCGCAGGGCAAGGTGACGGAATTGGGGAACCGAGAAGAAGACACTGAACGAGGAGGTTGGGGCAACAAGCTTGATTTCCTCTTTTCTTGCATCAGCCTCTCCGTGGGTCTGGGCAATGTTTGGCGTTTCCCTTATCTGTGCTACAAAAATGGTGGCG GAGCGTTCCTTATCACGTACGGCATCGCCATGGTGTTTTGCGGGATCCCCATATTCTTCCAGGAAGTCGCCATTGGCCAATACCTTGGCGCTGGAGGGATGACCCTTATGGAACAACTATGCCCCTTGTTGCAAG GTGTTGGATACGCCACAATGACGATTGTATTCTTCCTGGACGTGTATTACTGTATCATAATCGCTTGGTCACTCTTCTACCTTATAAGCACCATCGCGAATACGCCTGTAGTACCTTGGAATGGTTGTG GCAATTGGTGGAATACCAAGGATTGTTACGATGCTTCGAACGTTTCTGACCATTTGTATAATATCAATATTAGTTCAAACAATACAAACTCGACGATCAATGCCACTTTGCATCATACAACACCAGTCGAAGAATATTGGGA ACGACGAGTACTTGGGATCAGCTCCGGTATCGAAACGATCGGTGGGATACAATGGGAGCTGTTCGGTTGTCTGATTCTCGGCTGGCTGCTCGTTTACTTTGTCATCTGGCGTGGTCTGCATCAGAGCGGTAAGATCATCTGGTTTTCAGCCTTGTTCCCGTACGTGGTGCTTTTCATTCTTTTGGGAAGAGCGGTGACATTGGACGGCGCCAAAGACGGATTACTATACTACATCACGCCCAGATGGAAGGAGTTGCTTACAGTCGGTCCATGGATCGACGGTGCCACGCAAATATTCTTCGCTTACAGTATCGGTACCGGAGCCCTGCCAACTTTGGGATCGTACAATAAGTTCCACCACAATTGCTATAA AGATGCACTAATCACTTGTATTGTGAACACCTTGACTTGTCTTCTGGCTGGTTGCCTGACGTTCTCCATATTGGGTCACATCGCGTCCGAACAGGGTACAGAAGTGTCCGAAGTGGTGAAAAGCGGTCCGGGTCTTGCCTTCCTCACGTATCCGGAGGTCGTCGTGAAGCTTCCCGGTGCTACTATGTGGGCCATAATCTTCTTCGTCATGCTGCTC ATACTTGGGATCGACAGCGAATTCTGCATCGTCGAATCGTTTGTCGCCGGTGTCGTCGATAACTGGCCTGACCTCCTTCGACCCCACAGAAGGAAGTTCACCGTTGCCATCTGCATCATTATGTTCGCTATGGGGATTCCGATGGTCACCAAC GGAGGAGTGTACATATTTCAATTAATGGATTTCTACTCGGCAAGTGGTATGTCGATTCTATGGGTCTGTTTCTTCCAAACGATCGCGATATCGTGGATCTTCGGGGCGAAGAGGTTTTGCGATTGCATTCATCAAATGATGGGCATACGACTGAACGAATTTTGGTATATTTGCTGGGTAGTGCTGGCGCCAGTGATCATGGCC TTTATCTTCGTATTCCTAGGCGTTCAAGACAAACCCTTTAAATACGGAAGCGATTATGAATATCCAGCGTGGGCTAATTGGGTGGGTGTACTTCTTAGTATATCCTCCATGATCTGGATACCAGGATACGCCATCTATTATGTCATCGTGAATCCAGGATCAATTTATGAG AATCTCAAGAAAGGGCTGACACCGAACATAAAATTGCATCCGAAGCTACCGAAGGGCGAGAAGTCCCCAGTGATACCGATGTCCGAAAGCAGTGCTGGCTTAATCACCAAAAACAGCAGTTTCCTAAGTCAAACATGA